One region of Bactrocera neohumeralis isolate Rockhampton chromosome 5, APGP_CSIRO_Bneo_wtdbg2-racon-allhic-juicebox.fasta_v2, whole genome shotgun sequence genomic DNA includes:
- the LOC126758188 gene encoding antigen 5 like allergen Cul n 1-like — translation MMAMPLILLILTAVSAALATNYCDPKLCGRTKHIACGNYGAFAARCIDPEVVSFTKRQRDLIVRAHNKVRNRVAGGTSALQPACRMATMQWDDELAALAVFNVKQCKGSHDCHNTATFKYSGQNLAWMTYNDSPNTTEMSLKSVDMWYDESKNTKMEYINKYPSNYRGPTIGHFTVMVADRNIRVGCAASTYMDPDESQYAFLFACNYASTNLVGTPTYKSCTSAASLCETGRNRRYRNLCSPSEKYEAWH, via the exons ATGATGGCAATGCCATTAATATTACTCATTCTAACGGCAGTCTCTGCGGCATTGGCAACAAATTACTGCGATCCGAAGCTGTGCGGTCGGACAAAGCATATTGCTTGCGGCAACTACGGC GCTTTTGCGGCGCGCTGTATAGATCCCGAAGTGGTGAGTTTCACAAAAAGACAAAGGGATTTGATCGTACGCGCACACAATAAGGTGCGCAATCGCGTCGCTGGTGGCACGTCTGCTCTGCAGCCGGCCTGTCGCATGGCCACCATGCAGTGGGACGACGAATTGGCCGCACTGGCGGTGTTCAATGTCAAACAGTGCAAGGGCAGCCATGACTGCCACAATACGGCGACCTTCAAGTATTCCGGTCAAAATTTAGCATGGATGACCTACAATGATTCACCCAATACAACGGAAATGTCATTGAAGTCAGTGGATATGTGGTATGATGAGAGTAAGAATACCAAAAtggaatatataaataagtatccGAGTAATTATCGAGGCCc CACTATTGGCCATTTCACCGTTATGGTGGCGGATCGTAATATTCGCGTAGGCTGTGCTGCTTCCACATACATGGACCCGGATGAGTCACAATATGCCTTCCTATTCGCCTGTAACTATGCAAGCACGAATTTGGTCGGCACACCGACGTATAAGAGTTGCACCAGTGCTGCTTCACTCTGCGAGACTGGCCGAAATCGGCGTTACCGTAACCTTTGCTCGCCCTCGGAAAAATATGAGGCTTGGCATTAG